The following are encoded in a window of Thermoanaerobacter ethanolicus JW 200 genomic DNA:
- a CDS encoding FliH/SctL family protein codes for MYRIYKQREINLSSPVVLRIVENGNYKEKVEKVIELREQREDIKKESADLAKKIIERARQVQQEILRKTKEDVEKILIEVEKKAKKIEEEYKEKGYQAGYTAGYQEGYKKGEEEAKAIIEEAKTIKEEIIKEKQRMYKEAENDIVNVILHAVEKIVGKYVEEDKDIILNLIKKGMENYNAFDKVTVRVSEEDYEHCIKNKDKILKDIEFLDDVNILKDLSLKKGDCVIETNSGVINSGVSTQLKALKNLFVGVLNE; via the coding sequence TTGTATAGGATATATAAGCAACGGGAAATAAATCTTTCCTCTCCCGTGGTTTTAAGAATTGTGGAAAATGGCAATTACAAAGAAAAAGTGGAGAAAGTAATTGAATTGAGAGAACAAAGAGAGGATATAAAAAAAGAAAGTGCGGATTTAGCAAAGAAAATAATAGAAAGGGCGAGACAAGTTCAGCAAGAGATACTTAGGAAGACTAAGGAAGATGTAGAAAAAATCTTAATAGAAGTAGAGAAAAAAGCTAAGAAGATTGAAGAAGAGTATAAAGAAAAGGGCTATCAAGCTGGATATACTGCAGGATATCAAGAAGGATACAAAAAAGGAGAAGAAGAGGCTAAAGCTATAATAGAAGAAGCAAAGACTATTAAAGAAGAGATTATTAAAGAAAAACAACGAATGTATAAAGAAGCAGAAAATGATATTGTAAATGTAATTTTGCATGCGGTAGAAAAAATTGTAGGTAAATATGTGGAAGAGGACAAAGACATAATATTGAACCTCATCAAAAAAGGAATGGAAAACTACAATGCTTTTGACAAAGTCACGGTAAGGGTTAGTGAAGAGGATTATGAACACTGTATTAAAAACAAAGACAAAATTCTTAAAGACATAGAGTTTTTAGATGATGTAAATATCTTAAAAGATTTATCATTAAAAAAAGGAGATTGTGTAATTGAAACAAATTCTGGAGTGATAAACTCTGGTGTTAGTACACAACTTAAAGCTTTAAAAAACTTATTTGTGGGTGTGCTAAATGAGTAA
- the fliG gene encoding flagellar motor switch protein FliG, whose amino-acid sequence MARGALTGREKSAMLLIALGPDLSAQIYKHLREDEIEQLTLEIASIRNLTPEEKQKVIDEFYNMCVAQEYIIEGGIEYAKAVLEKALGAQEAFEVINKLTSSLKVRPFDFIRRADPSQVLNFIQNEHPQTIAMILSYLKPQQAGAILSSLPENLQAEVAMRIATMESTSPEVVKEVERILERKLSSLVTQDYTSSGGIQTIVDILNSVDRSTEKNILDTLETINVELVEEIKKRMFVFEDIVTLDSRSIQRVLREVDNHDIALALKGSSEEVQRVIYSNMSKRLADMIKEDIQYMGPVRLKDVEEAQQRIVNIIRKLEDAGEIVISRGGGDEIIV is encoded by the coding sequence GTGGCGAGAGGTGCACTTACAGGTAGGGAAAAAAGCGCAATGCTTTTGATTGCATTAGGCCCTGACCTTTCAGCTCAAATATATAAGCATTTAAGGGAAGATGAAATTGAACAATTAACTTTGGAAATAGCTAGTATACGAAATCTTACTCCTGAAGAGAAGCAAAAAGTTATAGATGAATTTTATAACATGTGCGTAGCGCAAGAGTACATAATAGAAGGTGGAATAGAATATGCAAAAGCAGTTTTAGAAAAAGCTTTAGGTGCTCAAGAAGCTTTTGAAGTTATCAATAAATTGACTTCTTCTTTAAAAGTAAGGCCTTTTGATTTTATAAGAAGAGCGGATCCATCTCAAGTTTTAAATTTTATACAAAACGAACATCCTCAGACTATTGCGATGATTTTGTCCTATTTAAAACCTCAACAAGCAGGAGCAATTTTATCATCACTACCTGAAAACTTACAGGCAGAAGTGGCTATGAGAATAGCGACAATGGAGAGCACTTCTCCTGAAGTAGTAAAAGAAGTTGAGAGGATTTTAGAAAGAAAACTATCTTCTTTGGTTACACAAGATTATACTTCTTCAGGCGGTATTCAGACAATTGTAGATATACTAAATTCTGTAGATAGGAGTACAGAGAAAAATATCTTGGATACTCTTGAGACTATAAATGTTGAGTTAGTAGAAGAAATTAAGAAGAGGATGTTTGTATTTGAAGATATTGTTACATTGGATTCCAGATCTATACAGAGAGTATTGAGAGAAGTAGACAATCACGATATTGCTCTTGCACTTAAAGGTTCCAGTGAGGAAGTTCAAAGAGTTATTTATAGTAATATGTCTAAGAGACTTGCTGATATGATAAAAGAAGACATACAATATATGGGACCTGTAAGATTAAAAGATGTAGAAGAAGCACAGCAAAGAATTGTAAATATCATAAGAAAATTAGAAGATGCAGGAGAGATTGTAATATCACGAGGAGGAGGGGACGAAATTATTGTATAG
- the fliF gene encoding flagellar basal-body MS-ring/collar protein FliF yields the protein MPDFIANFREQLTNFWNKFDKKQKIQLGIIAILLFIGISLLVYIVNRPNYVVLYSDLSIKDAGAVVEKLKTEFKIPYKISNDGTTILVPAQYKDEVRMKLATEGIPQGGFSFQDAMNNSLATTDQERRQKYLYFLQNEIQNSLKTIDGVQDAIVNIVVPDQNAFVLSNTTNQATAAVMLTLKPGVTLSSSQVKGIIDFVSKSVEGLKPENVTVIDNNGKILTAESDTTAENANTQFALQKKVQEDLQNSLQTLLEQMFGPGNVVVRANVTLNFDKKTQDTIEYLPVQGNDNKGIVRSIQELKEKATGTQGGSSPGTASNNPPVASTTGNGTSDYSRTETTINYEINQIKTSLVQAQGKIESISVAVVVNQNLNNSMKQQIADLVTKAAGGDSLVKVSVQGIQFNQDLLKTMQQQAKVSKGVPVYVWAILAALVLGGGLFLIMMRRKKKETSLTTAEQEVLATVEPIEPIEEIDFSEKDEKKKQIERLIKEKPELVVQVIRTWLNEE from the coding sequence ATGCCAGACTTCATTGCCAATTTTAGAGAACAACTGACAAACTTTTGGAATAAGTTTGATAAGAAACAAAAGATACAGTTAGGAATTATTGCTATTTTACTTTTTATAGGCATTTCTTTATTAGTTTACATAGTTAATAGGCCTAATTATGTAGTTTTATATTCAGATCTAAGTATAAAAGATGCAGGAGCGGTAGTTGAAAAATTAAAAACCGAATTCAAGATTCCATATAAAATATCGAACGATGGGACGACAATTTTAGTTCCTGCACAATACAAAGATGAGGTGAGGATGAAACTTGCTACAGAAGGAATCCCACAAGGGGGATTTAGCTTTCAAGACGCTATGAATAACTCCCTTGCTACAACAGACCAAGAGAGAAGACAAAAGTATTTGTATTTTCTACAAAATGAAATACAAAATTCTCTAAAAACTATAGATGGAGTGCAAGATGCTATTGTCAATATCGTAGTACCTGATCAAAATGCCTTTGTACTTTCAAATACTACTAATCAAGCTACAGCGGCTGTGATGCTAACTTTAAAGCCAGGTGTGACTTTATCCTCTTCGCAAGTCAAGGGAATCATAGATTTTGTATCTAAGAGCGTAGAAGGTTTAAAACCTGAAAATGTTACTGTAATTGATAATAATGGTAAAATTCTAACTGCAGAAAGTGATACTACTGCTGAAAATGCTAATACTCAATTTGCTCTTCAAAAAAAAGTTCAAGAAGACTTACAAAACAGCCTTCAAACATTGTTAGAACAAATGTTTGGACCAGGTAATGTAGTTGTAAGAGCAAATGTTACTTTAAATTTTGATAAAAAGACGCAGGATACTATAGAGTATTTGCCTGTTCAAGGGAATGACAATAAAGGAATTGTAAGGAGTATACAAGAGCTTAAAGAAAAAGCCACAGGTACACAAGGTGGAAGCTCACCAGGTACTGCGTCAAATAATCCTCCTGTAGCTTCAACGACTGGTAATGGTACTTCTGATTACAGTAGAACAGAAACTACTATAAATTATGAAATAAATCAAATTAAGACAAGTCTTGTTCAAGCTCAAGGGAAAATTGAAAGTATTTCTGTTGCGGTTGTTGTAAATCAAAATCTTAATAATTCTATGAAACAGCAAATTGCTGACTTGGTTACAAAAGCTGCAGGAGGGGATTCTCTTGTAAAAGTATCGGTTCAAGGAATACAATTTAACCAAGACCTGTTAAAGACAATGCAGCAGCAGGCAAAAGTTTCAAAGGGAGTACCAGTGTATGTATGGGCTATATTAGCAGCTTTAGTGTTAGGAGGCGGACTATTCCTTATTATGATGAGAAGGAAGAAAAAAGAAACCTCTTTAACTACAGCTGAACAGGAGGTCTTAGCTACTGTAGAACCTATAGAACCTATCGAAGAAATAGATTTCTCTGAGAAGGACGAAAAGAAAAAACAGATAGAAAGACTTATAAAAGAAAAGCCAGAACTTGTTGTGCAGGTAATTAGGACATGGCTTAATGAAGAGTAG
- the fliE gene encoding flagellar hook-basal body complex protein FliE: MVNQITPVNPVTLDSTLEATQNGSKIDTFSDFLKEAFNKVNDLQLTAMKNDQKLVTGEIDDINQVMIDAAKADIALQLTIQIKNKVLEAYQEIMRMPL, from the coding sequence ATGGTTAATCAAATAACACCGGTTAATCCAGTAACTTTGGATAGCACTTTAGAAGCAACACAGAATGGCAGTAAAATAGATACTTTTAGCGACTTTTTAAAAGAAGCCTTTAACAAGGTAAATGATTTACAGTTAACGGCAATGAAAAATGACCAAAAACTTGTAACTGGTGAAATTGACGATATAAATCAAGTGATGATAGATGCTGCGAAGGCTGACATTGCACTGCAGCTTACAATTCAAATAAAAAATAAAGTGCTGGAGGCCTATCAGGAAATAATGAGAATGCCATTGTAA
- the flgC gene encoding flagellar basal body rod protein FlgC, which translates to MNLFSSMDISASGLTAERLRMDIIAQNIANVNTTRTVQGGPYRRKLVVLKEIQPDSFESILDKVKGKYSGKGVEVVQIAEDDQTPLREVYDPGHPDADQNGYVEYPNVNIVSEMVDMISATRAYEANVTAFNASKAMFQKSLEIGRG; encoded by the coding sequence ATGAACTTATTTAGTTCTATGGATATAAGTGCTTCGGGTTTGACGGCGGAAAGACTTAGAATGGACATAATTGCCCAAAATATAGCTAATGTAAATACTACAAGAACAGTTCAAGGAGGGCCTTATAGGAGAAAATTAGTGGTTTTAAAAGAAATACAACCTGACAGTTTCGAAAGCATTCTAGATAAAGTTAAAGGTAAATACAGTGGCAAAGGAGTAGAAGTTGTACAAATAGCTGAGGATGACCAAACTCCTCTTAGAGAAGTTTATGACCCTGGACATCCTGATGCTGACCAAAATGGATATGTAGAGTACCCAAATGTAAACATTGTTTCTGAAATGGTAGATATGATTTCTGCTACTCGTGCTTATGAAGCCAATGTAACAGCCTTTAATGCTTCAAAAGCTATGTTTCAAAAGTCTTTAGAAATCGGTAGGGGGTAG
- the flgB gene encoding flagellar basal body rod protein FlgB, producing MLDLGIENIDLLQKGLYAATVRNNVIANNIANVDTPNFKRSEVKFEDILKDAINGTKLRGYVTNPKHIPIGPPAIDSIQPEIIQVNDTSMRLDGNNVDIDAEMANLAKNQLYYYALVQRVSGELNSIMTAVKDGR from the coding sequence ATGCTGGATTTAGGAATTGAAAATATAGATTTATTACAAAAGGGATTGTACGCAGCCACTGTAAGAAACAATGTGATTGCCAATAACATCGCTAATGTGGATACTCCTAATTTCAAAAGGTCTGAAGTCAAATTTGAGGATATTTTAAAAGATGCTATAAATGGTACAAAGTTAAGAGGTTATGTTACAAACCCTAAGCACATTCCTATTGGCCCACCTGCTATTGATTCCATACAACCGGAAATTATTCAAGTAAATGACACTTCCATGAGGTTAGATGGAAATAATGTAGACATAGATGCCGAAATGGCAAATTTAGCTAAGAATCAGTTGTATTACTATGCCCTTGTGCAAAGGGTAAGTGGAGAGCTTAATTCTATCATGACTGCTGTAAAAGATGGGAGGTAA
- the codY gene encoding GTP-sensing pleiotropic transcriptional regulator CodY, producing the protein MSTLLEKTRKVNRILQKTGIQPVDFNEMANILKDVIEANVYILSRKGKVLGYSILKDYGNDIFAQSKIIPEEYNDKLLRVTETLANDKGNLFKEDKVLSDLILTIVPVNGGGDRLGTLALSRGVKEFTDDDLILAEYGATVVGLEILRSKNEEIEDEARKRAVVQMALGTLSYSELEAIKNIFEELNGKEGLLVASKIADKVGITRSVIVNALRKFESAGIIESRSLGMKGTHIRVLNDKLLEELEKMKR; encoded by the coding sequence ATGAGCACACTATTAGAAAAAACTAGAAAAGTAAATCGAATTTTGCAAAAAACAGGAATTCAACCAGTTGATTTTAATGAAATGGCCAATATTTTAAAAGATGTCATTGAGGCCAACGTATATATTTTGAGTAGAAAGGGTAAAGTATTGGGTTATAGTATATTAAAAGATTATGGAAATGACATTTTTGCTCAAAGTAAAATAATACCTGAAGAATATAATGACAAACTTTTGCGAGTGACGGAGACGCTGGCTAATGATAAAGGTAATCTTTTTAAAGAGGATAAAGTTTTATCAGATTTAATTTTGACTATAGTACCTGTCAATGGCGGTGGAGACAGGTTAGGAACTTTAGCCTTATCAAGAGGGGTAAAAGAATTTACTGACGATGACTTGATATTAGCAGAATACGGTGCTACAGTAGTTGGCCTTGAAATTTTAAGGTCAAAAAATGAAGAAATAGAGGATGAAGCGAGAAAAAGAGCAGTTGTTCAAATGGCACTAGGAACACTTTCTTACTCCGAATTAGAAGCTATAAAAAATATTTTTGAAGAGCTAAATGGAAAAGAAGGATTATTAGTTGCAAGTAAAATAGCAGATAAAGTAGGTATTACAAGGTCTGTAATTGTAAATGCCCTTAGAAAGTTTGAAAGTGCTGGCATAATTGAGTCAAGGTCTTTAGGAATGAAAGGTACCCATATAAGGGTACTAAACGATAAATTATTAGAAGAGTTAGAGAAAATGAAAAGATAA
- the hslU gene encoding ATP-dependent protease ATPase subunit HslU: MKNYTPKEIVEELDKYIVGQKEAKKSVAVALRNRYRRNLLPDDFKEEVTPKNIIMVGPTGVGKTEIARRIAKLVEAPFVKVEATKFTEVGYVGRDVDSMVRDLVEAAVRMVKEEKLKKVTEKAKKIAEDRLIDYIIGKRKKQTKNPFEVLFNYPSAEKSEETEEESMQYKREEIRQKLRNGELDNYVVEIEVTDTSTPMLEMYTNLGSEEMNINLQDIFADILPKKKKIKKVPVYEAKRILESEEAQNLIDMDEVIEEAIKRAENDGIIFIDEIDKIASSGYTAGPDVSREGVQRDILPIIEGCTVMTKYGPVKTDHILFIAAGAFNVAKVSDLIPELQGRFPVRVNLKPLTKEDFIRILKEPKNALTKQYQELLRTEGIEVKYTDEAIEAIAEVAYLINQQSEDIGARRLHTVMEKLFEELSFNAPELGGQQIVITEEYVKEQLKDSLNKYEVSKYIL; encoded by the coding sequence GTGAAGAATTATACTCCCAAGGAGATTGTAGAGGAATTAGATAAGTATATTGTAGGACAAAAGGAAGCTAAAAAGTCAGTAGCAGTGGCTTTAAGAAATAGATATAGGAGAAATCTTTTACCTGACGATTTTAAAGAAGAAGTGACCCCCAAAAATATAATTATGGTAGGCCCTACTGGAGTAGGAAAGACAGAAATTGCTCGAAGAATTGCGAAATTAGTAGAAGCTCCTTTTGTAAAAGTGGAGGCTACTAAGTTTACTGAGGTAGGATACGTAGGACGAGATGTAGATTCCATGGTGAGAGACCTTGTAGAGGCTGCTGTAAGAATGGTAAAAGAGGAAAAATTAAAAAAAGTTACTGAAAAAGCGAAGAAAATTGCAGAAGATAGGCTAATTGATTACATAATTGGAAAAAGAAAAAAACAAACTAAAAATCCTTTTGAAGTATTGTTTAATTATCCTTCTGCCGAGAAAAGTGAAGAGACAGAAGAAGAAAGTATGCAATACAAAAGAGAAGAAATAAGGCAAAAGTTAAGAAATGGCGAGCTAGATAATTATGTAGTGGAAATAGAAGTAACAGATACATCTACACCAATGCTTGAGATGTATACTAATTTAGGGTCCGAAGAAATGAACATAAATTTGCAAGATATATTTGCTGACATTTTACCTAAAAAGAAAAAAATTAAAAAAGTTCCTGTGTATGAAGCAAAAAGAATTCTAGAGTCTGAAGAAGCTCAAAACCTTATAGATATGGATGAAGTAATTGAAGAGGCTATTAAAAGAGCAGAAAACGATGGAATAATTTTCATAGATGAAATTGACAAAATTGCCAGCAGCGGTTATACAGCAGGACCAGATGTATCAAGGGAAGGAGTTCAAAGGGATATTCTTCCTATAATTGAAGGTTGTACAGTAATGACAAAATACGGTCCTGTTAAGACAGACCATATATTGTTTATAGCAGCTGGTGCTTTTAACGTTGCAAAAGTGTCTGATTTAATCCCTGAGCTACAAGGAAGATTTCCTGTAAGAGTTAATTTAAAACCTCTCACAAAAGAGGACTTTATAAGAATATTAAAGGAGCCTAAAAATGCTCTTACAAAACAGTATCAAGAGCTTTTAAGAACAGAAGGAATAGAAGTTAAATACACTGATGAAGCAATTGAGGCTATTGCAGAAGTAGCATATCTTATAAATCAACAATCGGAGGACATTGGCGCAAGAAGATTGCACACTGTCATGGAGAAGTTGTTTGAAGAATTATCTTTTAATGCGCCAGAATTGGGGGGGCAGCAAATAGTGATAACTGAAGAGTATGTAAAAGAGCAATTAAAAGATAGTCTAAATAAATACGAAGTTAGTAAATACATTTTATGA
- the hslV gene encoding ATP-dependent protease subunit HslV, translating to MFKGTTIIAVRKGDKVSVAGDGQITFGENTILKHGAKKIRRLYNGEVIVGFAGSVADALTLSQKFEEKLEQYGGNLKRAAVELAQEWRKDKILRKLEALLIAVDKKDTLLISGTGEVIEPDEDVIGIGSGGNYAMAAALALRYNTDLDTEDIAKKALEIASKICVYTNNNITVETL from the coding sequence ATGTTTAAGGGTACTACCATAATTGCTGTGAGAAAAGGCGATAAAGTATCAGTGGCTGGTGATGGACAGATTACCTTTGGAGAAAATACAATTTTAAAACATGGAGCGAAAAAAATTAGAAGATTGTATAATGGAGAAGTAATAGTAGGATTTGCTGGTTCGGTAGCTGATGCTTTGACTCTTTCGCAAAAATTTGAAGAAAAACTTGAGCAGTATGGAGGTAATTTAAAAAGAGCAGCAGTAGAATTGGCACAGGAATGGAGAAAAGACAAGATTTTAAGAAAGTTAGAAGCTCTTTTGATTGCGGTAGATAAAAAGGATACTTTACTTATTTCTGGCACTGGTGAAGTTATTGAGCCAGATGAGGATGTGATTGGGATAGGATCTGGAGGAAATTATGCTATGGCTGCAGCCTTGGCGCTACGGTATAATACTGATTTAGATACAGAAGATATAGCAAAAAAAGCTTTAGAGATAGCTTCAAAGATTTGTGTTTACACTAATAACAACATAACAGTTGAGACTTTATAG
- the topA gene encoding type I DNA topoisomerase — protein MAKSLVIVESPAKAKTISKFLGKNFKVAASMGHVRDLPKSQLGIDIENNFAPRYITIRGKGAIIENLKKEAKDADKIFLATDPDREGEAISWHIAQLLNLNIEEPCRIEFHEITKNAVQTALKSPRSIDLNLVDAQQARRILDRLVGYKISPLLWKKIKRGLSAGRVQSVAARLICDREREIEAFVPEEYWSITVILSDKKNSGKFEAKFYGTKEDKVELKTKEDVDKILAALSEEYIIDKVKTGVKKRNPSPPFITSTLQQEASRKLGFTAKKTMLIAQQLYEGVEIKGEGSVGLITYIRTDSTRVANEAKAEVYKYIVEKFGKEYANPEANYASKRANVQDAHEAIRPTSIYRDPESIKDSLTPDQYKLYKLVWSRFIASQMAPAIYDTVSMDIVNNGYVFKASGSSIKFLGFMTVYVEGTDMQEEEEKTVPVLQKGTKLFLEELKPMQHFTQPPPRYTEASLIKELEEKGIGRPSTYAPTISTLLERGYVVKDKKNLKPTELGFIVTDALKEFFSKIVDVKFTAEMEEQLDKIEEGQVKWYEVVEEFYKDFYKTLKIAEEQMEEIEVKEEVEVTDIKCELCGRNMVVKKGRYGKFLACSGFPECKNTKPLYEKVGVKCPKCGGEIVKKKSKKGRTYYACENAPDCDFILWDKPVEEKCPVCGSMLIEKNTKNVHILKCSNPGCDYQKEVK, from the coding sequence ATGGCAAAATCTCTAGTTATTGTGGAATCTCCAGCTAAAGCTAAGACTATATCTAAATTTTTAGGCAAAAATTTTAAAGTAGCAGCCTCCATGGGACATGTTAGGGATTTGCCTAAAAGTCAATTAGGTATCGATATTGAAAACAATTTTGCTCCTAGGTACATAACTATTCGGGGAAAAGGGGCTATTATAGAGAATTTAAAAAAAGAAGCAAAGGATGCAGATAAAATTTTTTTGGCCACTGACCCTGACAGAGAAGGAGAAGCAATTTCCTGGCATATTGCCCAATTGTTAAATTTGAATATTGAGGAGCCTTGTCGCATAGAATTTCACGAGATCACAAAAAATGCAGTGCAAACTGCTCTTAAAAGCCCTCGCTCTATAGATTTAAATTTGGTAGATGCGCAACAAGCCAGGAGAATTCTTGATAGATTAGTAGGATATAAAATAAGTCCCCTTCTTTGGAAAAAAATAAAGAGGGGATTAAGTGCAGGCAGAGTTCAATCAGTAGCAGCTAGGCTTATCTGCGACAGAGAAAGAGAAATAGAAGCCTTTGTGCCAGAAGAATATTGGAGTATTACCGTGATTCTCTCTGATAAGAAAAACTCTGGCAAGTTTGAAGCAAAATTCTACGGTACCAAAGAGGATAAAGTTGAGTTAAAGACAAAAGAAGATGTAGACAAAATATTAGCAGCATTGTCTGAAGAATACATTATAGATAAAGTAAAAACAGGTGTCAAAAAGAGAAATCCTTCTCCACCTTTTATCACTAGTACTTTACAACAAGAAGCTTCGAGAAAATTGGGATTTACTGCAAAAAAAACTATGTTAATTGCACAACAATTATATGAGGGGGTAGAAATCAAAGGAGAAGGCAGTGTAGGTCTTATTACTTATATAAGGACTGATTCTACAAGGGTCGCAAATGAAGCTAAGGCAGAGGTATATAAATATATAGTTGAAAAGTTTGGAAAAGAGTATGCCAATCCTGAAGCAAATTATGCTTCTAAAAGAGCCAATGTGCAGGATGCTCACGAGGCTATAAGACCTACTTCTATTTATAGGGATCCGGAAAGTATAAAAGATTCCCTAACACCAGACCAATATAAATTGTACAAACTAGTTTGGAGTAGATTCATAGCAAGTCAAATGGCACCTGCAATTTACGATACTGTTTCTATGGACATAGTAAATAATGGATATGTTTTTAAAGCCTCAGGGTCTAGCATTAAATTTTTAGGTTTTATGACAGTGTATGTAGAAGGAACAGATATGCAAGAAGAGGAAGAAAAAACTGTACCTGTACTTCAAAAAGGGACCAAATTGTTTTTAGAGGAATTAAAGCCAATGCAACATTTTACCCAGCCTCCGCCTCGATATACAGAAGCTTCTTTGATTAAAGAATTGGAGGAAAAAGGAATAGGTCGTCCCAGCACTTATGCTCCTACTATCTCTACTTTGTTAGAAAGAGGATATGTGGTAAAAGATAAAAAGAATTTAAAACCTACAGAATTAGGTTTTATTGTAACAGACGCATTAAAGGAGTTCTTTTCAAAAATTGTAGATGTAAAATTTACTGCTGAGATGGAAGAGCAGCTAGATAAGATTGAAGAAGGTCAAGTGAAATGGTATGAAGTAGTGGAAGAGTTTTATAAAGACTTTTACAAAACTTTGAAGATTGCAGAAGAACAAATGGAAGAGATAGAGGTAAAGGAAGAAGTAGAAGTAACAGACATTAAATGTGAACTTTGTGGAAGAAATATGGTTGTAAAGAAAGGCAGGTATGGAAAATTTCTTGCTTGTTCTGGTTTTCCTGAATGCAAAAATACAAAACCTTTATACGAAAAGGTTGGTGTTAAATGCCCTAAATGTGGTGGAGAAATTGTAAAGAAAAAGAGCAAAAAAGGCCGAACTTATTACGCTTGCGAAAATGCACCTGATTGCGATTTTATATTGTGGGACAAACCTGTTGAGGAAAAATGTCCTGTTTGTGGTAGCATGTTAATAGAAAAAAATACAAAAAATGTACATATACTAAAATGTTCTAATCCAGGATGTGATTATCAAAAAGAAGTTAAATGA
- the dprA gene encoding DNA-processing protein DprA: MEREKIFKIWLSTVKGIGYKSFVQLMEFFKTAEGVYKAKEIDIFKAIGNRKLVQNIIEAQKLNPFDYIERLQNLKISVYTLEEEEYPKELKNIYDPPPVLYLKGNINLKDNLCIAMVGSRNATFYGKQVAQKLAYELSERGITVVSGMARGIDSFSHIGALKERGKTIAVLGNGINIVYPRENKKLMEQISEEGLLVSEFPLDAPPLPQNFPLRNRIISGLSLGVVVIEAGIKSGSLLTAQFALEQGREVFAVPGNITSAYSRGTNELIKQGAKIVIGVEDILEEFNLREDVQQKIEENLMSSLTEEEKEVYDFICEAPRDIEEIAGYVKIKISKVNAILSSLMLKGMIEKLPGNKYEKKIF; the protein is encoded by the coding sequence ATGGAAAGGGAAAAGATTTTTAAAATATGGTTAAGTACTGTCAAAGGAATAGGGTATAAAAGTTTTGTTCAATTGATGGAATTTTTCAAAACTGCGGAAGGTGTCTATAAAGCAAAAGAAATTGATATTTTTAAAGCAATAGGAAATAGAAAATTAGTACAAAATATAATAGAAGCTCAGAAGTTGAACCCTTTTGATTATATAGAAAGATTGCAAAATTTAAAAATAAGTGTATATACATTAGAAGAGGAGGAATATCCGAAAGAATTAAAAAATATTTATGATCCACCTCCTGTTTTATATTTGAAGGGGAATATAAATTTAAAAGATAATTTGTGCATTGCCATGGTGGGCTCAAGAAATGCTACTTTTTATGGAAAACAAGTGGCACAAAAATTGGCATATGAGCTGTCAGAAAGAGGTATAACAGTTGTAAGTGGTATGGCAAGAGGAATTGATAGTTTTTCTCATATAGGAGCGTTGAAGGAAAGAGGAAAAACTATTGCTGTTTTGGGAAATGGCATAAACATAGTTTATCCAAGAGAAAATAAAAAGCTGATGGAGCAAATTAGTGAGGAGGGATTGCTGGTTTCAGAGTTTCCTCTTGATGCTCCTCCGCTGCCACAAAATTTTCCTCTGAGGAATAGAATCATAAGCGGGTTATCTCTTGGGGTAGTTGTGATAGAAGCAGGAATAAAAAGTGGATCTTTATTGACGGCTCAATTTGCCTTAGAACAAGGAAGAGAGGTTTTTGCAGTACCTGGGAATATAACGAGTGCTTATAGCAGAGGAACAAATGAGCTCATAAAACAAGGTGCGAAAATTGTAATTGGTGTTGAGGATATTTTAGAAGAATTTAATTTAAGAGAGGATGTACAACAAAAGATTGAGGAAAATCTTATGTCTTCTCTGACGGAGGAAGAGAAAGAAGTGTACGATTTTATTTGTGAAGCTCCAAGAGATATAGAAGAAATAGCAGGCTATGTGAAAATAAAAATCTCAAAAGTTAATGCAATTTTATCTTCTTTAATGTTAAAAGGTATGATTGAAAAACTTCCTGGCAATAAATATGAGAAAAAAATATTTTGA